In Scomber japonicus isolate fScoJap1 chromosome 21, fScoJap1.pri, whole genome shotgun sequence, one DNA window encodes the following:
- the LOC128382392 gene encoding palmdelphin-like yields MEEADLLKERLQAITDKRRIQEDIAKKRREIEEEKLKLQYIKKKALREQWLMDGLTQQSEEEQQAQKLQAQDEQQQSDKLQSNIHRMEKEIEALEAQELNISANEEVILKRLKEVERTAEDIIKEINAGFNADVTHHAPSPLQDISSYIQLTPAKSSPICQPDSEEPKKATFAMEISVEHDRRTGKSQVVSTATITPETLQEKGLKVYDDGHKSVYALNQDGGKMHSGAVGEMTHTEVDELLRQAIDKNVPSEVQYHQPVYSAPYTGTSRPSTPRTPNKTPRQTPTPSPSPFQRAISPRNGAQSQFGHELEGQKSLSKTPSPNLIQPDSMSRVQRHGEEMKQAYVHIPGQFKIDTPPIPQPCSPHFGAKTPQGLTKKKIDAISPNQASLVSVKATSDGIPAPIQPVYRDLDGLRPSPSSHKSELNPAALIESSINLNSAESTTSLKPVKTLPGQSDSPVTMIFMGYENADDEEDEDIHAELVVIGNSDEEVDEANYVEKENDEECLSFHPEGYKSKVFQPKMGIAKVTGCRDIIEDAYTNSDDLGLHKPTFIHKPGKHSPYLQGRGIDESTNTGSINMEKMKLCSTGR; encoded by the exons ATGGAGGAGGCTGACCTGCTGAAGGAGAGGCTCCAGGCCATCACG GACAAAAGAAGAATCCAGGAAGACATCGccaagaaaagaagagaaatcgAGGAAGAGAAACTGAAACTCCAGTACATAAAG aagAAGGCTCTGAGGGAGCAATGGCTGATGGATGGGCTGACCCAGCAGTCAGAGGAGGAACAGCAGGCCCAGAAGCTTCAGGCTCAGGatgaacagcagcagagtgataAACTGCAGAGCAACATCCACAG AATGGAGAAGGAGATCGAGGCTTTGGAAGCACAGGAGCTCAACATCTCTGCCAATGAAGAAGTTATTCTGAAGCGATTAAAAGAGGTGGAGAGGACGGCTGAGGACATCATCAAG GAGATAAACGCAGGGTTCAACGCAG ATGTGACACATCATGCTCCCTCACCACTGCAAGATATCTCATCATATATCCAGCTGACACCAGCAAAAAGCTCTCCCATATGTCAGCCTGATAGTGAAGAACCAAAGAAAG CTACATTTGCAATGGAGATCAGTGTGGAGCATGATAGAAGAACAGGAAAAAGTCAGGTGGTCTCCACAGCAACTATCACCCCAGAAACCCTTCAGGAGAAGGGGTTAAAGGTGTATGACGATGGGCACAAGTCTGTCTATGCCTTGAACCAAGATGGAGGCAAAATGCATAGTGGAGCAGTTGGTGAGATGACGCACACAGAAGTAGACGAGCTGCTGCGTCAGGCCATAGATAAGAATGTGCCCAGTGAGGTACAGTACCACCAGCCTGTCTACTCTGCACCCTACACTGGAACCAGCAGGCCTTCAACACCCAGGACGCCAAATAAAACACCAAGGCAAACCCCAACACCCAGCCCCAGCCCTTTCCAGAGGGCCATCTCACCTAGAAATGGAGCTCAAAGTCAGTTTGGCCACGAGCTAGAGGGACAGAAAAGCCTAAGCAAAACACCTAGCCCTAACCTCATCCAACCAGACTCCATGTCAAGAGTCCAAAGACATGGGGAAGAAATGAAGCAGGCCTATGTCCACATTCCAGGCCAATTCAAGATTGACACGCCTCCAATTCCACAGCCTTGCTCCCCTCATTTTGGTGCCAAAACTCCTCAAGGTCTAACCAAGAAAAAGATAGATGCAATCAGTCCAAACCAGGCATCTCTAGTATCAGTCAAAGCCACGTCTGATGGAATACCAGCACCCATACAGCCTGTCTACAGAGATTTAGATGGCCTTAGGCCTTCACCGTCCAGCCACAAATCTGAATTAAACCCTGCTGCTCTGATAGAGAGCTCAATCAATTTAAACAGTGCAGAGAGTACTACATCCCTGAAACCTGTCAAAACCCTGCCAGGACAGTCTGACTCCCCAGTCACTATGATCTTCATGGGCTACGAGAATGcagatgatgaggaggatgaagacaTCCATGCTGAGTTGGTGGTCATAGGCAACAGTGATGAAGAAGTTGATGAGGCCAACTatgttgaaaaagaaaatgacgaGGAGTGTCTCTCATTCCACCCAGAGGGATATAAGAGCAAGGTGTTCCAACCCAAAATGGGTATAGCCAAAGTTACTGGCTGCAGAGACATTATTGAAGACGCCTATACAAACAGTGATGATCTGGGGCTCCACAAGCCAACGTTCATCCACAAACCGGGAAAGCACAGTCCCTACCTGCAGGGACGGGGCATAGATGAGTCTACAAACACAGGCAGCATTAATATGGAGAAGATGAAGCTCTGCTCAACAGGAAGATAA